A region from the Sorex araneus isolate mSorAra2 chromosome 6, mSorAra2.pri, whole genome shotgun sequence genome encodes:
- the LOC129405991 gene encoding olfactory receptor 4C15-like, protein MVCVETLSVLWKIMKNQSFVTEFVLLGFSQNPDVQKIVFVIFLFVYIGTICSNLLIVASIISNPTLVGSPMYFFLVFLSFLDACIISVICPKMIIDCLYEKKTISYGGCMMQIFAQHFFSGAEVIVLTSMAYDRYVAICKPLHYTSIMNPRLCGILIGVAWAGGFLHSIIQILFTVQLPFCGSNVIDHFICELYPLLKLACTDTYGFGLMIAANSGFFCILIFFMLLVSYGVILFSLRNHSTEGQKKALSTCSTHVAVVVLFFLPCIFEYARPPVSFSFDKIVEIFYTILTPLLNPLIYAFRNKEVKNAISKLCSRLMIVSVEK, encoded by the coding sequence ATGGTCTGTGTGGAAACTCTGAGTGTTCTCTGGAAAATCATGAAAAATCAAAGCTTTGTCACTGAGTTTGTCCTCTTGGGATTTTCACAGAATCCAGATGTTCAGAAAAttgtatttgtcatatttttgtttgtatacaTTGGAACTATCTGTAGCAACCTGCTGATTGTGGCATCCATCATCAGCAATCCAACGCTCGTGGGTTCcccaatgtacttcttcctggtttTTCTATCGTTCCTGGATGCATGTATTATCTCAGTAATTTGCCCAAAAATGATCATAGACTGTCTCtatgagaagaaaaccatctcCTATGGAGGTTGCATGATGCAGATCTTTGCTCAACACTTCTTTTCTGGAGCAGAGGTGATTGTCCTCACATCCATGGcttatgacaggtatgtggccatctgcaaacccttgCACTACACTTCTATCATGAACCCAAGGCTCTGTGGCATTCTGATTGGAGTAGCCTGGGCAGGGGGGTTTTTGCATTCCATTATACAGATTCTTTTTACTGTACAACTTCCTTTCTGTGGTTCCAATGTTATTGATCACTTTATTTGTGAATTGTACCCATTACTGAAGCTTGCCTGCACTGATACCTATGGCTTTGGCCTTATGATCGCGGCCAACAGTGGATTCTTTTGCATCCTAATCTTCTTCATGTTACTAGTGTCCTATGGGGTCATCTTGTTCTCCCTGAGAAACCACAGCACTGAAGGACAGAAgaaagccctctccacctgtTCAACTCATGTTGCtgttgtggttttgttctttcttccatgtatatttgagtatgcgcggcctccagtttctttctcctttgacaaAATCGTAGAGATATTCTACACTATCCTAACTCCTTTACTCAATCCTTTGATATATGCTTTCAGaaataaggaggtgaaaaatgCCATTAGCAAACTCTGCAGCCGCTTAATGATTGTTTCTGTTGAAAAATAA